The Salvia splendens isolate huo1 unplaced genomic scaffold, SspV2 ctg632, whole genome shotgun sequence DNA segment aaatgttgcaatgtcagtccgattgtTTCTAAGCCTTaatgaaataagatgacattggtatggtataacactgaacggatctaacagcaagacgtgtctttgtgctatctactgaaagacgaggtcttgataaatatgtatttcttaatctacatacgttagcattgagcatgcgatattgattatgcactactttgatttgtCAAAtagtgcgggtttttcgtaacccaataaGCCTGATATATTGGGTGGTGGTGATtgatatctagcggtgctagaatTGCTATTATGTAGGAACTCACGCGaggggagtctcgtttgataatgtccccaATAGGAGcgtgaaacaaggttttattattcggaacctaactagttggagtttaattactttatgaataataaataagggtttcgtgctaagtccactcttggaattaacaAGAAGATAATTAATTATTGCATAAGAATTCACCATAGACTATAAATGAtgttcataacttgaattattgaattattgCACAGCTTTCTTGATCACAGCCATATCTCTACACTTTTGTATCAGAAATATTTGGTCCGATATAACACAATTCAACTCCAAACCTGCAAAATCTGTCTCAAAATCACTGGCAGCAGTAATATTTGCAATGAGAAATTGACTGATAATCGGAACCCCTAAAAGTTGAGTGTATGGAGTGGAGATCTTCAGTTAACAAGGATCACTTGTGTTGGTGGCATCACAAGATTCAGTTTGATTCTTCCTCACCTCAAGATCATCGAGATAGTTCTGATATATGTAAGAAGCAAAGCCCCAAAAGGCCAACAACATAGCAATTATCTTCGCCCCATTCATCTTGTCGTGGAAGACAACCAGAGAAGCAATAGGAGTGACTGCTAGAGAAAGGGTGCTGATAACATTGGAGAACAGAGAAGATACCACAAAAATTAAACCTACAACACCAACTGAACAGATTTGCCATGCTACGGCTGTCCACACCAGTGTCATTATGTAAGAAACCTCTCCATTGCCAAAGCTGTCCATTTCTCCCCTTATAGTCCTCCATTCTCCACTAGCAAAGAGGCCTACAACGGTGACACAAGTTGCCACAATTGATGTGTATATCTGCATATCAAGAACAACAGAGAAAGTCTCCTTCTTCAGAACCTTTTCAAATGTCAGCTGCATGAGGGACAGCACGAGGGAGTACAGCGCAGAGGCTGCAAGGGTAGTAAAAACTCCAAGAAAATACTCGCTCCGGGAGACCCCTGAAGGTTTATCTGAACCATCATTGGTAGCGAGCAGGGCGGCAGATAACGAAAGAATTATCACTGAATTCAGTATTAGGACAGTGAACTTCTGGCGGTTGATGAAGAATGCAAAAACTGCATTAAATGCTAATTGTGTGGCGCAGATGAGAGAATAAGTAGAAGCGGATAGATATAGCAATCCAATGGAATATAACATGTTATCTCCAGCAATAATGACCCCAACAACAATATAGATTATGATCATAAGGCGAGTAGAAGGCGGCGCTGATAAACTAGTAGACTCATCAGGGGAGCGGAGGAAAAGGTATGGAATGAAAAGGAGAGGGAAAGCTGCTGTTTGGACAAGAGTAGCCATCCATTTGCTGTTCCCACCCTTATCATAATAAAACCTTCCCAAAAGCACAGCAACAGCTTGACCAACAATAAGAAATAATATGTTGAATACGACAACAGTCCACCAGTGAGAGCGCTTAAGGTTGTAAAGTGGTCGGTGATAACCATGATCTGCCAGAATAGGAACTAGATTCTCTGTAATGCAATAAATCCAAAAGTGAGTACATAGACAACTATTGCAAGTCTGTAAATAGTAGTACTTGGTAGCACAATCCTTCTCAAGTTAAAAATGAAACTGATCTTTTTAGCACAAAGATAGAACTAAATAACCCATTAGTAGTACTATGTAATATGTGTCTCACAAATTCACAATAATTTCACATGAATTCTGAATCCACTGATTCAGCAAACCACAAAACTAAAACCATAACATTTCATAACATATACTCCACTTATTATCTCCTTCTATACTCTTTATCAATGTCTCGACATTGATGAAGAAAATGAGACATAAACAAAACAGAATTATAAAAGGAACAAGAATAAAAAGTTGTAGATTTATCTTTC contains these protein-coding regions:
- the LOC121790822 gene encoding probable purine permease 11 — its product is MVLQNLVPILADHGYHRPLYNLKRSHWWTVVVFNILFLIVGQAVAVLLGRFYYDKGGNSKWMATLVQTAAFPLLFIPYLFLRSPDESTSLSAPPSTRLMIIIYIVVGVIIAGDNMLYSIGLLYLSASTYSLICATQLAFNAVFAFFINRQKFTVLILNSVIILSLSAALLATNDGSDKPSGVSRSEYFLGVFTTLAASALYSLVLSLMQLTFEKVLKKETFSVVLDMQIYTSIVATCVTVVGLFASGEWRTIRGEMDSFGNGEVSYIMTLVWTAVAWQICSVGVVGLIFVVSSLFSNVISTLSLAVTPIASLVVFHDKMNGAKIIAMLLAFWGFASYIYQNYLDDLEVRKNQTESCDATNTSDPC